From the Clostridium putrefaciens genome, one window contains:
- a CDS encoding DUF1659 domain-containing protein, which translates to MAVTKNLVKNAVVMKYGTGVMDEKGKEVIKSYKLSSIKDGATEEEVLELSKDFNKILNKPIHGLFREYQENIKES; encoded by the coding sequence ATGGCAGTAACAAAAAACTTAGTTAAAAACGCTGTAGTAATGAAGTATGGAACAGGGGTTATGGACGAGAAGGGTAAAGAAGTTATAAAAAGCTATAAGTTATCTAGCATAAAAGATGGAGCTACAGAAGAGGAAGTATTAGAGCTATCAAAAGACTTTAACAAAATTCTAAACAAACCTATACACGGTTTATTTAGAGAATATCAAGAAAATATCAAAGAATCTTAG
- the dhaK gene encoding dihydroxyacetone kinase subunit DhaK — MKKLINDPNLVVDDMLQGMVAAHPEYLKKLDNANVLIRNDSPIKGKVALVSGGGSGHEPAHGGYVGKGMLNAAVAGSVFTSPTPDQIFEAIKAVDGGKGTLLVIKNYTGDIMNFEMAKELADMEDIKVETVVVDDDVAVENSTYTAGRRGIAGTVFVHKIAGAKAETGASLEEVQKTAKKVVQNVRSMGMSLSSCIVPAAGKPNFKLAEDEVEIGMGIHGEPGTHREKISTSDEITTHLMGKILKDMSLNSKDEVAVMINGLAATPHMELYIVNKKVSEILKEKGIVVHKTFVGEYMTSLEMAGFSITLLKLDEELKELLDAPSDTPAFKVI, encoded by the coding sequence ATGAAAAAATTAATAAATGATCCTAATTTAGTTGTAGATGATATGCTTCAAGGAATGGTGGCAGCTCACCCTGAGTATCTAAAGAAGTTAGATAATGCAAATGTACTTATAAGAAATGATTCTCCTATAAAAGGAAAGGTAGCCCTAGTTAGTGGCGGTGGCAGTGGTCATGAACCAGCACACGGTGGATATGTAGGAAAAGGTATGCTAAATGCTGCTGTAGCTGGATCTGTATTCACATCTCCAACACCTGATCAGATATTTGAAGCTATAAAGGCTGTTGATGGTGGCAAAGGTACCCTTCTTGTAATTAAAAATTACACTGGAGATATTATGAACTTTGAAATGGCAAAAGAACTTGCAGATATGGAAGATATAAAAGTTGAAACGGTGGTTGTAGATGATGATGTAGCTGTAGAAAATAGTACCTATACTGCTGGAAGACGTGGTATCGCTGGAACAGTATTCGTTCACAAAATCGCAGGAGCTAAGGCAGAAACTGGTGCCTCCTTAGAAGAAGTTCAAAAGACTGCTAAAAAGGTAGTTCAAAATGTAAGAAGCATGGGTATGTCTTTAAGTTCTTGCATTGTACCAGCAGCTGGAAAGCCTAACTTTAAGTTAGCTGAGGATGAGGTAGAAATAGGCATGGGAATCCACGGCGAACCAGGCACTCATAGAGAAAAAATAAGCACCTCGGATGAAATAACCACACATTTAATGGGTAAGATATTAAAAGATATGAGCTTAAATTCTAAAGATGAGGTAGCTGTTATGATAAACGGACTTGCTGCAACTCCTCATATGGAACTCTATATAGTAAACAAAAAGGTAAGTGAAATACTAAAAGAAAAAGGGATAGTTGTTCATAAAACTTTTGTTGGTGAATATATGACTTCTCTAGAAATGGCTGGTTTTTCTATAACACTATTAAAACTAGACGAAGAATTAAAAGAACTTTTAGACGCACCTTCAGATACCCCAGCTTTTAAAGTTATTTAG
- a CDS encoding ABC transporter permease: MARYILKRTLQAIPMLIFISILSFLLIKMAPGDPVRSYVTPNMSAEDVESVRVNLGLDKPVPVQYVAWLKNVLKGDFGYSLINYRPVSRQIKERIPATLLLMGTSLITAIIFGIIFGLIAAYNKNKWIDNLISIISYIGISIPSFWFAMILIVIFSQKLRLLPSVGMHTIGIISTLDVIKHTIMPATVLSFQNFAVITRYIRSKAITEMKEDYVRTAIGKGVSSRKVFSIHILKNTLLPIITIIGMSLPNLIAGAFITETIFGWPGMGRLGINAIFSFDYPLIMAITMVSALMLILGNLIADILYGVVDPRIKAVN; this comes from the coding sequence TTGGCACGTTATATATTAAAAAGAACACTTCAAGCTATTCCAATGTTAATATTTATATCCATACTATCCTTTCTTCTTATTAAAATGGCTCCAGGGGATCCTGTTAGATCCTATGTTACCCCGAATATGAGTGCAGAAGATGTGGAGAGTGTTAGAGTAAATTTAGGTCTTGATAAGCCTGTTCCTGTGCAATATGTAGCTTGGTTAAAAAATGTTTTAAAAGGTGACTTTGGATACTCTCTTATAAACTATAGGCCTGTATCTCGTCAAATAAAAGAAAGGATACCCGCAACCTTACTTCTTATGGGTACCTCATTAATAACAGCTATAATCTTTGGAATAATTTTTGGTTTAATTGCTGCTTATAATAAAAATAAGTGGATAGATAATCTTATATCTATAATTAGTTACATAGGTATTTCTATCCCTTCCTTTTGGTTTGCCATGATACTTATAGTTATATTCTCACAAAAGCTTAGGCTACTACCTAGTGTTGGTATGCATACCATAGGGATAATTTCTACTTTAGATGTAATTAAACATACCATAATGCCAGCTACAGTTTTAAGCTTTCAAAACTTTGCAGTTATAACAAGATATATAAGAAGTAAGGCAATAACTGAAATGAAAGAAGACTATGTAAGAACTGCTATAGGAAAAGGTGTCAGCTCTAGAAAAGTTTTCAGTATCCATATTTTAAAAAATACTCTTTTACCTATAATAACTATTATAGGTATGTCCTTACCTAACCTTATTGCCGGTGCATTTATTACAGAAACAATTTTCGGCTGGCCAGGTATGGGTAGACTAGGGATAAATGCTATATTTAGCTTTGACTATCCTCTAATAATGGCTATAACCATGGTATCAGCTTTAATGCTTATTTTGGGAAACCTTATAGCCGATATATTATATGGGGTGGTAGATCCTAGAATAAAGGCGGTGAATTAA
- a CDS encoding helix-turn-helix transcriptional regulator, producing MSKSKTFNTKIKVLRTEKNITQEQLATCIGVSRGTILEIERGTFNPSLKLAFKIAQYFNEKIDDIFELEGYLNSED from the coding sequence TTGAGTAAATCTAAGACATTTAACACCAAAATTAAAGTACTAAGGACAGAGAAAAACATAACACAAGAGCAATTAGCTACATGTATAGGGGTTTCTAGAGGAACTATTTTAGAAATAGAAAGAGGAACCTTTAATCCATCATTAAAATTGGCCTTTAAAATAGCGCAATATTTCAATGAGAAAATTGATGATATTTTTGAATTAGAAGGGTATCTTAATAGCGAGGATTAA
- the dhaL gene encoding dihydroxyacetone kinase subunit DhaL → MRLKGIEIKELLIKLSEVMTKNKEYLTELDATIGDGDHGLNLHKGFTAMVDKIKDVTGEDIGDMLKKSGLALVSSVGGASGPLYGTAFMKASMKVQGKSEVDLKDFLEMLQAALDGVKLRGKAEIDDKTMVDAIEPALNQLRESLSNDEGTIDTLFKVKEAAYKGANHTMDIIAKKGRASYLGDRSLGHKDPGAVSSALIFETIYDFVKSKG, encoded by the coding sequence TTGAGATTAAAAGGTATTGAAATCAAAGAATTATTAATTAAATTAAGTGAAGTTATGACTAAAAATAAAGAATATCTAACAGAATTAGATGCTACTATTGGAGATGGAGATCACGGCTTAAATCTACACAAAGGCTTTACAGCAATGGTTGATAAAATAAAAGATGTCACTGGAGAAGACATAGGGGATATGCTTAAAAAGTCAGGTCTTGCCTTAGTATCAAGTGTTGGAGGTGCTTCTGGCCCCTTGTATGGAACTGCTTTTATGAAGGCTTCTATGAAGGTTCAAGGTAAATCCGAGGTTGATCTTAAAGACTTTTTAGAAATGCTTCAAGCTGCTTTAGATGGTGTAAAATTAAGAGGAAAGGCTGAAATAGATGATAAGACCATGGTAGATGCTATTGAGCCTGCATTAAATCAACTAAGAGAATCCTTATCTAATGATGAAGGAACAATAGATACCCTATTTAAAGTTAAAGAAGCTGCATATAAAGGTGCCAATCACACAATGGATATCATAGCTAAAAAAGGAAGAGCAAGCTACCTTGGTGATAGAAGCCTTGGACATAAAGATCCTGGCGCTGTATCTAGTGCCCTTATATTTGAAACAATCTATGACTTTGTTAAATCAAAAGGTTAA
- a CDS encoding GTP-binding protein, producing MERGRGISNIGILAHVDAGKTTLTEHILYKSGVIRSLGSVDTGTAHTDSLEVEQERGISVKSSEANLMWKGKEINIIDTPGHVDFSGEVERTLSILDAAVIVISAVEGVQPQTEVYFKALKTIGIPTIIFINKIDRVGANIKRVLEDISSLLTDSFISIEDISKEGTVSPKVQLLFKENNVDNVESNKEVNINENAENKINTNERGEYKDKLLEALANTDELLLNKYLEGEDISFELIKESLITLTNNCSIYPILYGSAIKDIGVVELLDFLAEIIPIKYNFNDEELSAIVFKIKRHKTLGKLAYIRLYSGEIKSRDLVYNHTKAIEEKVTQIKKLKGQKEIDYGYVSKGEIACVSGLSNASIGDILGDPKRVPKVLSIAKPILTLQAFPKKKEDYIRLVEGFNELEEEDPLLNVQWLKEKNELHIQIMGMIQLEILENILKNRFNIEISFGKPSIIYKETPLGNSVGFEAYTMPKPCWAVVKFFIEPLERGSGIVYESQVRTDAIKLRYQREIEYQLPIALSQGLYGWEVTDLKVTLLTGEDHVMHSNPGDFIIATTIGIMNGLNNIGTTLLEPIIKFRISVPEDIGGKVLGDIINMRGTFEPPMISNGSFTVQGEMPAATSLDYQIRLGIISSGKGVMSTELSSYKPVPLELGEKRERIGVDPLDRSKFILYSRNAIR from the coding sequence ATGGAAAGAGGTAGGGGTATTAGCAATATAGGTATATTAGCTCATGTTGATGCAGGTAAAACTACTTTAACAGAGCATATTTTATATAAAAGTGGAGTTATAAGAAGTCTTGGAAGTGTTGATACAGGCACTGCTCATACGGATAGTTTAGAGGTGGAACAAGAAAGGGGTATTTCTGTTAAGTCTTCTGAAGCAAATCTTATGTGGAAGGGTAAAGAGATAAATATAATAGATACCCCAGGTCATGTGGATTTTTCTGGAGAAGTTGAGAGGACCCTTAGTATATTAGATGCGGCAGTTATTGTTATTTCAGCAGTGGAAGGAGTTCAACCTCAGACAGAAGTTTATTTTAAGGCATTGAAGACCATCGGTATTCCTACTATTATATTTATAAATAAAATTGACAGAGTGGGAGCTAATATAAAAAGAGTTTTGGAAGACATAAGTAGTCTTTTGACGGACTCTTTTATATCAATAGAAGATATTAGTAAAGAAGGCACAGTAAGTCCAAAGGTACAACTATTATTTAAGGAAAACAATGTAGATAATGTAGAGAGTAATAAAGAAGTTAATATAAATGAGAATGCAGAAAACAAGATAAATACTAATGAAAGAGGTGAATATAAAGATAAACTATTAGAAGCATTAGCTAACACGGATGAATTATTATTAAATAAATATTTAGAAGGGGAAGATATTAGCTTTGAACTTATAAAGGAGAGTCTTATTACTTTAACTAATAACTGTAGTATTTATCCTATTTTATATGGATCTGCAATAAAAGATATTGGAGTGGTTGAACTTTTAGATTTTTTAGCTGAAATTATTCCTATTAAATATAATTTTAATGATGAAGAACTTTCTGCTATAGTATTTAAAATAAAAAGGCATAAGACTCTTGGAAAGCTCGCCTACATAAGATTATATAGTGGAGAAATAAAAAGTCGAGATTTAGTGTATAATCACACCAAGGCTATAGAAGAAAAGGTAACACAAATTAAAAAACTTAAAGGGCAAAAGGAAATAGATTACGGATATGTTTCAAAAGGAGAGATAGCTTGCGTTTCTGGTTTATCAAATGCTAGTATAGGAGATATTTTAGGTGATCCTAAAAGGGTTCCTAAAGTTTTAAGTATAGCAAAACCTATTTTAACACTTCAAGCATTTCCAAAGAAAAAGGAAGATTACATAAGGTTAGTTGAAGGCTTTAATGAACTTGAAGAAGAGGATCCGCTTCTTAATGTACAGTGGCTAAAAGAAAAAAATGAGCTTCATATTCAAATAATGGGTATGATTCAACTAGAGATTTTAGAAAATATATTAAAAAACAGATTTAATATAGAAATCTCTTTTGGAAAGCCTTCTATAATATATAAAGAAACACCACTAGGAAATTCTGTGGGATTTGAAGCTTATACAATGCCAAAACCTTGCTGGGCTGTAGTTAAGTTCTTTATAGAACCTTTAGAAAGGGGTTCTGGAATAGTTTACGAATCACAGGTTAGAACGGATGCTATAAAGCTTAGATATCAAAGAGAAATAGAGTATCAATTACCAATAGCTTTAAGCCAAGGTCTTTATGGCTGGGAGGTTACAGACCTTAAGGTAACATTGCTTACAGGTGAAGATCATGTGATGCATAGTAATCCTGGTGATTTTATTATAGCAACCACTATAGGAATAATGAATGGATTAAACAATATAGGAACTACTTTATTAGAACCTATAATTAAGTTTAGAATTTCTGTACCAGAGGATATTGGAGGAAAGGTTTTAGGAGACATTATAAATATGAGAGGAACCTTTGAACCTCCAATGATCTCTAATGGAAGCTTTACTGTACAGGGAGAAATGCCAGCAGCGACTTCTTTAGATTACCAAATAAGGCTTGGAATAATATCTAGCGGCAAAGGTGTAATGAGCACTGAACTTTCAAGCTACAAGCCTGTACCACTAGAGCTTGGGGAAAAGAGAGAACGAATAGGGGTAGACCCATTAGACCGATCTAAATTTATATTATATTCAAGAAACGCTATAAGATAA
- the dhaM gene encoding dihydroxyacetone kinase phosphoryl donor subunit DhaM codes for MVGLVIISHSNEIAEGTKKLAHEMANEVPIAAAGGTEDGRIGSDMNKILNAINEVYSNEGVLILFDLGSAFMNAEMAIEMLDDTMKANVEILDVALVEGAITAAVESSMDKNRSEIKEALKGLSLGKIS; via the coding sequence TTGGTAGGACTTGTTATAATTTCTCATAGTAATGAGATTGCAGAAGGTACTAAAAAGTTAGCACATGAAATGGCAAATGAAGTACCAATAGCAGCTGCAGGTGGTACTGAAGATGGCCGAATAGGATCAGATATGAATAAGATTTTAAATGCTATAAATGAAGTGTATTCCAATGAAGGTGTTTTAATTTTATTTGACCTTGGTAGTGCATTTATGAATGCAGAAATGGCTATTGAAATGCTAGATGATACTATGAAAGCTAACGTAGAGATACTAGATGTTGCTCTAGTTGAAGGAGCTATTACAGCTGCGGTAGAAAGTAGCATGGATAAAAATAGATCTGAAATAAAAGAAGCATTAAAAGGCTTATCTCTTGGTAAAATATCATAA
- a CDS encoding ABC transporter substrate-binding protein, with the protein MKAKKILAAIMAASMILVTACGTKKDATPNNTADKAIKDGGTIIFQAGGDPNVLNPLYGNDRVTMTINNALFSPLFVMNGDKTDFYLAESFESSSDFLTYTLKLKKDLKWHDGKPLTSDDIIFTLDKILDKKENSLLRDYLVVNDKAIEYKKIDDTTLEFKLPEVTATFKSSVARLTPIPKHIFEGEENIAKSTKNDNPIGSGPYKYKEATKGESVTLVRNEDYFRGKPHLETVVYRIIPDANTANSALTTGEISAKYISAKDVDKFKDKLNVITFSENMLNNMVINQNNDVLKIKEVRQAIAYALDKEELIKGAYTSTEYGDKANTVFTPGTLYHDNNGIEKYDFNIAKSKELLSKAGITSLNLKLAYTNGSKEQEAQSLIVQQRLKDVGISVELMGMERNAFIQKLVDAKNNKDFDLGFNGFVMGVDPDGYKPLFLTGNPNNFMNYSNKVLDILWGKGAVETDNTKRGEIYKEIQKTIADDMSLYPIVFPKSIVAIDNKFGGVEEAEPAPIFMFRDLSKLYEK; encoded by the coding sequence ATGAAAGCAAAAAAAATACTTGCAGCTATAATGGCAGCTTCAATGATTCTAGTTACTGCTTGCGGTACTAAAAAAGATGCCACTCCAAACAATACAGCAGATAAAGCTATCAAAGATGGTGGAACTATTATATTCCAAGCTGGCGGTGACCCCAATGTTCTAAACCCTTTATATGGGAATGATAGAGTTACTATGACAATTAACAATGCACTATTTTCTCCTCTATTTGTAATGAATGGGGATAAGACTGATTTTTACCTTGCAGAAAGCTTTGAAAGTTCAAGTGACTTTTTAACATATACATTAAAGCTTAAAAAGGACCTTAAGTGGCATGATGGAAAGCCATTAACTTCAGATGATATAATATTTACTCTAGATAAAATATTGGATAAAAAGGAAAATAGTTTGCTTAGAGACTATTTAGTTGTTAATGATAAAGCTATTGAGTATAAAAAAATTGATGATACCACACTAGAGTTTAAGTTACCAGAAGTTACTGCAACCTTTAAGTCCTCTGTAGCTAGACTTACACCAATCCCTAAACACATATTTGAAGGTGAAGAAAATATAGCTAAGAGTACAAAAAATGATAATCCTATAGGATCTGGTCCTTATAAGTATAAGGAAGCTACTAAAGGAGAAAGTGTAACTTTAGTTAGAAATGAAGATTATTTTAGGGGTAAACCTCATCTTGAAACTGTTGTTTATAGAATTATACCTGATGCTAATACTGCAAATTCAGCTTTAACTACAGGTGAAATATCTGCTAAATACATATCAGCTAAAGATGTAGACAAGTTTAAAGATAAACTTAATGTAATAACTTTTAGTGAAAATATGTTGAATAACATGGTTATAAATCAAAATAACGATGTCTTAAAGATAAAAGAAGTAAGACAAGCTATTGCTTACGCCTTAGATAAAGAAGAATTAATAAAGGGTGCATATACTTCTACAGAATATGGCGACAAAGCTAATACTGTATTTACTCCAGGCACCTTATATCATGATAATAACGGTATAGAAAAGTATGACTTTAACATAGCAAAATCTAAAGAGCTTTTAAGCAAGGCAGGAATCACTTCCTTAAATTTAAAATTAGCTTATACTAATGGAAGTAAAGAACAAGAAGCTCAATCTTTAATAGTTCAACAACGTCTTAAAGATGTTGGAATAAGTGTAGAGCTTATGGGCATGGAAAGAAATGCCTTTATACAAAAGCTCGTGGATGCTAAGAATAATAAGGACTTTGATTTAGGATTCAATGGCTTTGTAATGGGTGTTGACCCAGATGGCTATAAGCCCCTATTTCTAACCGGAAACCCTAATAACTTTATGAATTACAGTAATAAAGTTCTTGATATACTATGGGGAAAAGGTGCAGTTGAAACCGATAATACTAAGAGAGGTGAAATATATAAAGAGATTCAAAAGACCATTGCTGATGATATGTCTTTATATCCAATTGTATTCCCTAAATCCATAGTAGCTATTGATAATAAATTTGGTGGAGTAGAAGAAGCTGAGCCGGCTCCAATATTTATGTTTAGAGACTTATCTAAACTTTATGAAAAATAA
- the thiT gene encoding energy-coupled thiamine transporter ThiT: protein MDWFKFKFKAPKAGESLKEVFSNPMIYLTLLVVLAIAIIFVYISKVKLTTRTIIHIGIAIALAIVLKMFRIMQMPMGGSVTLGSMIPIIFIAYVYGPRVGYLTGMLFGVMDLLLGAYVVHPMQLLLDYVLAFGVLGVAGYFKNNISIGALVAISLRFLCHIASGVIFFSSYAGEQNAVVYSILYNGTYLLPEAIIAMVILAILPIKRLRSEISKGAY from the coding sequence ATGGATTGGTTTAAGTTTAAATTCAAAGCTCCAAAGGCAGGGGAGTCTTTAAAGGAAGTCTTCTCAAATCCTATGATATACTTAACCTTACTAGTAGTTTTAGCGATCGCTATAATCTTTGTATATATAAGTAAGGTAAAGCTTACCACAAGGACTATAATTCATATTGGAATTGCTATAGCTCTAGCCATTGTACTTAAGATGTTTAGAATAATGCAAATGCCAATGGGAGGATCTGTAACCCTTGGAAGCATGATACCTATTATATTTATAGCATATGTTTACGGACCTAGAGTAGGCTATCTTACAGGAATGTTATTTGGGGTTATGGACTTACTTCTAGGTGCTTATGTAGTGCATCCAATGCAACTTTTACTTGATTATGTACTAGCCTTTGGCGTACTAGGTGTAGCAGGATATTTTAAGAACAATATATCTATTGGAGCACTGGTTGCTATATCATTAAGATTTTTATGCCATATTGCATCGGGTGTAATATTTTTCTCTTCCTATGCAGGAGAACAAAATGCTGTAGTGTATTCTATATTATATAATGGAACTTATTTATTACCAGAAGCTATAATAGCCATGGTGATTTTAGCTATTCTTCCAATTAAGAGGCTAAGATCTGAAATCTCTAAGGGTGCTTATTAA
- a CDS encoding ABC transporter ATP-binding protein, whose protein sequence is MGECIIKIENLSKKFGKKIILNNVNIQFKQGESVAILGNNGMGKSTFLRMICGLTSISSGRIIVNRNIKFNYIPENYSKLNLTVEEYMKSMGELDKISKELYSEKIKKLYKEFYLESMKDVPMKHLSKGTLQKVAVIQALITKPDVLLLDEPLSGQDINSQRNFTRIVKRLIAEGVTVIMSCHEMILVEELSSRILQIENQKIVEVQKPKLEKCMYNLMIFEKKERSNVEFKSELKDIGEYYEENELLKLKVRENKANEILLKMLQDGYVLKYFK, encoded by the coding sequence ATGGGAGAGTGTATTATTAAAATAGAGAATTTAAGCAAGAAGTTTGGTAAAAAAATAATTTTAAATAATGTTAATATCCAATTTAAGCAAGGCGAAAGTGTGGCTATTTTAGGCAATAATGGAATGGGGAAAAGCACCTTCCTTCGTATGATATGCGGACTTACCAGCATAAGTAGTGGAAGGATAATTGTTAATAGGAATATAAAATTTAATTACATCCCAGAAAATTATTCTAAACTTAATTTAACCGTAGAAGAATATATGAAGTCCATGGGAGAATTAGATAAGATAAGCAAAGAGTTATATAGTGAAAAGATTAAAAAACTTTACAAAGAGTTTTATTTAGAAAGTATGAAGGATGTTCCTATGAAGCATTTATCTAAGGGAACCTTACAAAAAGTAGCTGTAATACAAGCATTAATTACCAAACCTGATGTACTATTATTAGACGAACCATTATCAGGACAGGATATTAATTCACAAAGGAACTTTACTCGAATTGTTAAGAGACTAATAGCAGAAGGAGTTACTGTTATTATGTCTTGCCACGAAATGATTTTAGTAGAAGAATTATCTAGTAGAATACTTCAAATTGAGAATCAAAAAATAGTTGAAGTCCAAAAGCCTAAATTAGAAAAGTGTATGTATAACTTAATGATTTTTGAGAAAAAAGAAAGAAGTAATGTTGAATTTAAATCAGAACTTAAAGATATCGGAGAATATTATGAAGAGAATGAATTATTAAAATTAAAGGTGAGAGAAAACAAGGCTAATGAGATACTTTTAAAGATGCTACAAGATGGATATGTATTAAAATACTTTAAGTAG
- a CDS encoding DUF2922 domain-containing protein, with translation MDNNKILTMTFINKSGTKVNLKVEYAKQDLAKDDIVTLMDSIIAKGVITSKGGPLMFKDSAEIVEKGSSKIALR, from the coding sequence ATGGATAATAATAAGATACTGACAATGACTTTTATAAACAAATCAGGAACTAAGGTAAATTTAAAAGTGGAATATGCAAAACAAGATTTAGCAAAGGATGATATAGTAACATTAATGGATAGCATTATAGCTAAGGGTGTAATAACATCTAAGGGAGGTCCATTAATGTTTAAAGACTCAGCTGAAATCGTAGAAAAGGGATCTTCAAAGATAGCATTAAGATAA
- a CDS encoding ABC transporter permease codes for MGDSFFQMVKKDFKKSKLSLAAIGILIVLLIICILAFLSPYDPNAIDVNNKLQGPSLQHLFGTDDMGRDYFTRALYGGRLSLFVGFLSMIISSTIGTIVGTISGYAGGIVDTLIMRLIDILMSIPSFFLILTLNVYFKPGVKNIIIIIALFSWMGIARIIRSETLSIKEREYVLYAKAQGIKPSRIIFKHIIPNVFPSIIVASSINIANSILMESSLSFLGLGVQQPNSSWGSMLQSAQSYMLDQPSLAIFPGLLILFTVLSFNIIGDTLRLTFEPKAK; via the coding sequence ATGGGTGATAGTTTTTTTCAAATGGTAAAAAAGGACTTCAAAAAAAGCAAATTATCTTTAGCTGCCATAGGTATACTTATAGTGCTTCTTATAATTTGTATATTAGCATTTTTATCCCCTTATGATCCTAATGCTATTGATGTAAATAATAAACTTCAAGGTCCCAGCCTCCAGCATCTTTTTGGCACAGATGATATGGGGAGAGACTATTTTACACGAGCTTTATATGGTGGTAGACTGTCCCTTTTTGTAGGATTTTTGTCCATGATTATATCTAGCACTATAGGAACTATAGTTGGGACTATAAGCGGATATGCTGGTGGCATTGTAGATACTCTTATAATGCGACTTATAGATATTTTAATGTCTATACCAAGTTTCTTTTTGATTCTTACCCTGAATGTATATTTTAAACCCGGTGTTAAAAACATAATTATTATTATAGCTCTATTTAGTTGGATGGGAATAGCTCGTATAATACGAAGTGAAACTTTATCTATAAAAGAAAGAGAGTATGTATTATATGCTAAGGCTCAAGGTATAAAACCATCTAGAATAATATTTAAGCACATAATACCAAATGTTTTCCCAAGTATAATAGTTGCTTCTTCTATAAATATAGCAAACTCTATCCTTATGGAATCTTCTCTAAGCTTTTTAGGTCTTGGAGTTCAGCAACCTAATTCTTCTTGGGGTAGTATGCTTCAAAGTGCTCAATCTTATATGCTAGACCAACCATCACTTGCAATATTTCCTGGTCTTTTAATACTGTTTACAGTATTAAGCTTTAATATAATAGGTGATACTTTAAGATTAACCTTTGAACCAAAGGCTAAATAG